Part of the Paludisphaera borealis genome, GACGAATCGGTATGTGTCGTGCTATCCCCCGTCGTTCCCCGCACTGCGGGACCGCCTGTTCCGCAACGACGGCGGTCGATTCGTCGATGTTACGGTAACGGCCGGTATCGACGATCCGGACGGCCGGGGCCTGGGCGTCGTCGCCGCCGATCTCGACGACGACGGCCTCATCGATCTGGTCGTCGCCAACGATATGTCGGCCAACCTCTTCTATCGAAACAAGGGGGGGATGCGGTTCGAGGAGTTCGCGCACGAGGCAGGCCTGGCCGGCAACGCCGAGGGGGCTACCAGGCGGGCATGGGCGTGGCCTGCGGCGACCTAGACGGCGACGGCCGGCCCGACCTGGCCGTCACCAATTTCTACGGCGAGTCGACGACGCTGTTCCACAACCTGGGCGGCGGGTTGTTCGTCGACCAGTCGGCGAACCTCGGCCTCCGCGCGGCGAGCCGGTTCCTGCTCGGCTTCGGCGCGGCGTTCCTCGACGCCGACAACGACGGCCGGCTCGAACTGGCGACGGCCAACGGCCACGTCAACGACCATCGCCCCGCCCTGCCCTTCGCCATGCCCGCGCGGCTGTACGCCGGCGACGGTCGCGGCAAGCTCAACGACGTCTCGGACGCCAGCGGCGAGCCCTGGCGGACACCTCACATCGGCCGAGGCCTGGCGGTAGGTGACCTCGACGACGACGGCAAGGTCGACCTTCTGATCGTCAGCCAGAACGAGCCGGCGACGTATCTGCACAACGAGAGCGCGAACGTCGGCCGGTTCATCGGATTCCGGTTGGAAGGAACGAAATCGAACCGCGATGCCGTCGGCGCGCGCGTCAGCGTGACGGAGGCGGGCCGGCGGTCAACGTCCTGGCGGACGGGGGGAGGGAGCTACCTGTCGGCCTCCGATCCCCGGCTTCGGTTCGGCCTTGGCGACGCGGAGAAGGCCGATCTCGTGGAAGTGCGCTGGCCCTCGGGTCGCGTGGATCAGTTCCGCGACCTGAGGGCCGGTGCGTACTACCATCTTCGGGAAGGCGAGCCCCCGGCGGCCGCGACGCGGTGAGGCGTCGGGCCGGATCGGGAGGATGACTCGCTCAGGCGAACGGCCGCTGGCTGTTGCCGTAGTCGAGCGGGCGGGGCAGGTCGGACGAGCCCATCAGGAACGCGTCGATCGACGCGGCGGCATGGCGGCCTTCGGCGATCGCCCAGACGATCAGGCTCTGGCCTCGGGTCATGTCGCCGGCGGTGAAGATCTTGTCGACGCTGGTGCGGCGGTCGGCGTCGCTCTTGACGTTGCCCATCGGGTCGAGCGCGACGCCGAGCTGTTCAAGCATCCCCGGGCGTTCGGGCCCGACGAATCCCATTGCGAGCAAGACGAGATCGGCCTGATAGACCTTCTCGCTGCCCGGGATCTCGACGAACTTGGGACGGCCATTCTCGACGACCATCTCGACGCGGACGGTTTCGAGGGCCGTGACCCGGCCGTTCTCGCCGATGAATCGCTTGGTATTGATCGCGAATTCGCGCACGCCCCCTTCTTCATGGGCCGACGAGACGCGGAAGACGTTCGACCACTGGGGCCAAGGGTTCGAGGGCGTCCGGGTGTCCGGGGGGCGGGGGACGATCTCGAACTGGTGGACGCTCCGGCAGCCGTGACGGTGGACGGTCCCGAGGCAGTCGGCCCCGGTGTCGCCGCCGCCGATGATGATGACGTGCTTATCCTTGGCGTGCAGGTGCGGGCTCTCGGGGACGGCGTCGCCGGCCACCCGCTGGTTCTGCGGCGTCAGGAAATCCATGGCGGGCAGGATGCCCCCGAGCGTCCGCCCCTCGATCGGCAGGTCGCGGGCCTGGGTCGCTCCGCCGCAGAGGCAGACGGCGTCGAAGTCGGACAGGAGCGCTTCGGCTGGTATATCGACGCCGATGTTCACTCCCGCCTTGAAGACGACCCCTTCGGCCTCCATCTGGACGAGCCGGCGGTCAAGGACGCGCTTCTCCATCTTGAAGTCGGGAATGCCGTACCGCAGCAAGCCGCCGATCCGGTCGGCCCGCTCGAAGACCGTCACCGAGTGGCCGGCGCGGGCGAGCTGCTGGGCGGCGGCCAGGCCGGCGGGGCCCGAGCCGACGACCGCCACCTTCTTGCCGGTCAGCGTCTTGGGGGGCTCGGGCTGAACCCAGCCTTCGTCCCAGGCGCGGTCGATGATGCCGACTTCGATCTGCTTGATCGTCACCGGGTCGCTGTTGATCCCCAGCACGCACGACGCTTCGCACGGCGCGGGGCAAAGGCGGCCGGTGAACTCCGGGAAGTTGTTCGTCTCGTGGAGGCGGTCGATGGCCATCCGCCACTGGTCGCGATAAACCAGGTCGTTCCAGTCCGGGATCAGGTTGCCCAGCGGACAGCCCTGATGACAGAACGGAATCCCGCAGTCCATGCACCGCGCGCCCTGCGCCTTGAGCTTCTCGTCCGGGAACGGGTTGTAGACTTCGAGATAGTCGTGCACCCGCTCCGGGATGGGGCGTCGCGTCGGCAACTCGCGGGGAAACTCGATAAAACCGCTCGGCTTACCCATGGGTCACCTCCATTTGCGCTTCCGCCTCTCCGACTTGCTCCGCGGCCTTTTTCTTCTGCTCGATCAGGACACGACGATAATCGAGGGGCATCACCTTCACGAATTTGCTCGCCGCCCATTCCCAGTCCGAGAGCAGCCGGGCGGCCACGGTGCTGCCGGTGTAGCCGGCGTGCTGGATCAGCAGATCGCGAATCAGATCGAGGTCGTCCGATTCGGTCGTCTTTTCGAGGTCGACCATTTCGAGGTTGCAGCGGGTCGCGAAGTCGCCGGACTCGTCGAGCACGTAGGCGACGCCGCCGCTCATGCCCGCCGCGAAGTTCCGGCCGGTCAGGCCGATCACGACGGTCACGCCGCCGGTCATGTACTCGCAGGCGTGGTCGCCGGTCCCCTCGACGACGGTGTGGGCGCCGCTGTTGCGGACGCAGAACCGTTCGCCGGCCCGTCCCCGGAAGAACGCCTGCCCGGCCGTCGCCCCGTAGAGCGCGACGTTGCCGATCAAGACGTTGTCCTCGGCGAGGTACTTCGCCGTCTTGGGGGGATACACGACGATCTTGCCGCCCGAGAGGCCCTTGCCGACGTAGTCGTTCGAGTCGCCTTCGAGCGTCAGGCTGACGCCGCGCGGGGCGAACGCGCCGAAGCTCTGGCCGGCCGAGCCGTGGAACTTGAGCCGGATCGTGTCGTCGGGGAGCCCGACGCCGCCGTACCGCCGCGAGATCTCGCTGCCGAGGATCGTGCCGACGGTCCGGTTCACGTTGCGGATCGGCAGGTCCAGGCTCACCGGCTCGCCGCGCTCTAGCGCCGGCTCGCAGGCCGGGACGAGCGTCGTCCAGTCGAGCGTCTCCTGGATTCCGTGCTCTTGATCGCGGATCTTTCGGACGGCGACGCCCGGCGCGGTCTCGGGCCGGTAGAAGATCTTCGAGAAGTCGAGGCCCCTGGCCTTGTAGTGGTCGAGCGCCTGCTTGGTGTCGAGCAGATCGCTGCGGCCGACCATCTCGTCGATCGTCCGGAACCCGAGCTGGGCCATCAACTCGCGGACTTCCTCGGCGATGAACTTGAAGAAGTTGACGACGTGATCGGCCTGGCCCTGGAACTTCTCGCGAAGCATCGGGTTCTGGGTCGCGATGCCGACCGGGCAGGTGTCGAGATGGCAGACCCGCATCATGATGCAGCCCATCACGACGAGCGGCGCGGTGGCGAATCCGTACTCCTCGGCGCCGAGCAACGCGGCGATCACCACGTCGCGCCCGGTCTTCAACTGACCGTCGGTCTGAACCACGATCCGGTCGCGGAGATTGTTAAGGACCAACGTCTGCTGGGTCTCGGCCAGGCCAAGCTCCCAGGGGATGCCGGCGTGCTTGAGCGAGGTCAGCGGGCTGGCCCCGGTGCCGCCGTCGTGACCGCTGATCAGCACGACGTCGCTGTGGGCCTTGGCGACCCCCGCCGCGACCGTCCCCACGCCGACCTCGGCGACCAGCTTGACGTTGATCCGCGCTCGGGGGTTGCTGTTCTTGAGGTCGAAGATGAGCTGCGCGAGATCTTCGATCGAGTAGATGTCGTGGTGCGGCGGCGGGCTGATGAGACCGACGCCCGGAGTCGAGAACCGGACCTTGGCGATCCACGGCCAAACCTTGTGGCCGGGAAGCTGGCCCCCCTCGCCCGGCTTGGCGCCCTGCGCCATCTTGATCTGAAGCTCGTCGCAGTTGACCAGGTATTCGCTGGTCACGCCGAACCGGCCCGACGCCACTTGCTTGATGGCGCTGCGCTTGCTGTCGCCGTTGGGCAACGTCTTGAACCGCTCGGGATCTTCGCCCCCTTCGCCGGTGTTCGACTTGCCGCCGAGCCGGTTCATGGCGATGGCGAGCGTCTCGTGAGCCTCGGCCGAGATCGAGCCGTAGCTCATCGCGCCGGTGGCGAACCGCTTCACGATCGCTTCGACCGGCTCGACCTCCTCGATCGGGATCGGCGTGCGGTCGTCGTATCGGAACGTGAACAGACCGCGAAGCGTGTTCAGCCGCTCGTTCTGCTCGTCGACGAGCCGGGTGTAGTTCTTGAAGACGTCGTACCGCCCGGCCTGGGTCGCATGCTGGAGCCGGAAGACGGTCTCGGGGTTGAACAGGTGGAACTCGCCGTCGCGGCGCCACTGGTACTGGCCCCCCTCGTCGAGCAGCTCGGGGCCCACCTCGCCGCGCGGCGAGAACGCCCGGGCGTGGTGTTCGAGGGTCTCGCGGCAGATCTCCGCGAGACCGACGCCGCCGATCCGCGACGAGGTCTTGTCGAAGTACTTGCGGACGAACTCATGATCGAGGCCGATCGCCTCGAAGATCTGGGCGCCGCGGTAGCTCTGGATCGTGCTGATGCCCATCTTGGACATCACCTTCACGACCCCCTTCTTGATCGCCTTGCGGTAGCGGTACACCGCCTCGTCGTGCGTCAGGCCCTTGAGCAGTCCCTGGCGGATCATGTCGTCCAGGGTCTCGAACGCGACGTACGGGTTAATCGTCCCGGCCCCGTAGCCCAGCAGCAGGGCGCAGTGGTGGACCTCGCGGGCGTCGCCGCACTCGATCAAGAGCCCGGCCCGGGCGCGAAGCCCCTGGCGGACCAGGTGGTGGTGCAGTCCCGAGCAGGCGAGCAGCGAGGGGATCGGCGCGGTTTCGGCGTCGACGCCGCGATCGGAAAGGATGATCAGGCTGGCGCCCTGCTGGATCGCCTCGCAGGCTTTCTCGAACAGCGACTCCAGCGCCCGCTCCATGCCGGCGGCCCCCTCGGCGGCCGGGAACAGCATCGGCAGCGTCACCGAGGTGAAGCCGCGCCAGCCGTCAAGCTGCTTGAGGCGGGCCAGCTCGTCGTTGTCGACGACCGGCAGATCGAGCGCGATCTGGCGGCACGAGTCGGGCGAAGGTTCGAGCAGGTTCTTCTCGCCCCCCGCCCCGGTGAAGACCGACGTCACCAGCTCTTCGCGGATCGCGTCGAGCGGCGGGTTGGTCACCTGGGCGAAAAGCTGCTTGAAGTAGCTGAACAGCGGCTGGGCGCGGTCGGACAGGACGGCCAGCGGGGCGTCGTTGCCCATCGAGCCGATGGCTTCCTCACCGCGCTCGCCCATCGGGTTGAGAATGTACTTGATGTCTTCAAGTGTGAAACCGAAGGCCTTCTGACGCGTGTACAGCGTCTTGTGGTCGGGCCCGGGGACCTCGGGGGCTTCCGGCAGCTCGGCCAGCGGAACCATGTACTCGCGGAGCCACTTGCCGTACGGCTTGGCCGACGCGATCTCGTGCTTCAGCTCCTCGTCGTCGACGATCCGGCCCTGTTCCAGGTCGACCAGGAACATCCGGCCCGGCTCAAGCCGACCCTTCCGCACGATGTTCTCGGGGGCGATCTGAAGGGCGCCCACTTCCGAGGCCATGATGATCCGGTCGTCGGTCGTGACGACGTAGCGGCTGGGACGCAGGCCGTTGCGGTCGAGCGTCGCGCCGATGGCCTTGCCGTCGGTGAACGCCACCGCCGCCGGGCCGTCCCACGGCTCCATCAAGCAGGTGTGGTAAGCGTAGAAATCCTTCTTCACCTGGGACATCGACTCGTGATTGTTCCAGGCTTCGGGGATCAGCATCATCATCGCGTGGGCGAGGCTGTAGCCCGAGCGAACGAGCAGCTCGACGGCGTGGTCGAGGCAGGCCGTATCGCTCAGCCCTTCGCGAATGATCGGCCGCAGCTTGGCCAGATCGCCGGGCTCGTAGAGGCTCGACTCGAAGAGCGCCTCGCGAGCCCGCATCCAGTTGATGTTGCCGCGGAGCGTGTTGATCTCGCCGTTGTGCGAGATCATTCGGTACGGGTGGGCCAGCTCCCAGCTCGGAAACGTGTTGGTGCTGAACCGCGAGTGGAACATGCAGATCGCGCTCTTCAGAAGCGGATCGCGGAGGTCGTCGGCGTAGTACTCCTCGACCTGGCTCGGCGTGAGCATGCCCTTGTAGACGATCGTCCGGCACGACAGGCTCGGGAAATAGAAGAACTTGTGGTCGTCGAGCCCCGAGTCTTCGATCTCGTTCTCGAACCGCTTGCGCGTCACGTAGAGCTTGCGCTCGAACGTGTCGGCGTCGCGGGTCGCCGGCCCACGGCCGATCATCGCGTGATACACGGCGGGCTCGACCGACTTCGCGCCGTCGCCCAGCGGGCCGTTGTCGGTCTTCAGCCGCCGCCAGCCCAGGAAGACCAGACCTTCGTCGGCGACGATCGACTCGAACAGCTTCATCCCGAACTCTTGCTGCGACGCGTCGGGCGACGTGAAGAACGCCCCGACGCCGTACGTCTCGGGCTCGCCCAGGTCGATCCCCAGCGGCTCACAGCGCGACTTGAGGAACTCGTGGGGAATCTGGATCAAGATCCCCGCGCCGTCGCCGGTGTTGTTCTCGCACCCGCATGCGCCCCGGTGGTCGAGGTTGACCAGCGCGGTCAGGCCGTCGCGGACGATCGCATGCGATTTTCGCCCCTTCAGGTCGACGAGGAATCCCACCCCGCAGCCGTCGTGTTCGTTCATCGGGTCGTAAAGACCCTGGGGAGAAGGGAGTCCAGATCTCATGGCGATGGTCCTTCCGGGACTGGCGTTCAGAGACAAGTGATCGTTGACATTCAAGCCGGAGCCCTCTCGGCGCGACGATCGTAGGGAGGCTGCACGGACGAAACAGATACGGTTTCGACTTTGAACTTCAGGTTTCGACCCTTATCCGACCAGCTCGGCGAGCCGGAAGTTCGAGGGGCCGATCGTTTTTTCTTCAACATTGAGAACAGCAAGCGGGAACACGATCACATGGCGATCCACGGCGGGCCGGAGGAGCTTCCGTCCTCGCCGCTTTTGATCCTGAGGCACGCCGCGGCGGCTGTCAGGACGGGGACGCCGCGGCAAGACGTCTGTCGGCCGAGGCACCCGGCTCGGCTGGAACCGCGTCGCTCCCTGTCAGCAGGTCCAGGAATCGCGACGCCGTCAGGTCGAGCTTGTCGTGCCGGCGATGGATGATCGCCAGGGGACGCGTCAGGCGGTGTTTCGCCTCTTGGCCGTCGATCCCCAGGGCGATCAGGGAGCCGGCCCGGACTTCCTTCGCGACCGACGGCTCCGGCAGAATCGCCGCCCCCGCCGAGATCTCGACCGCGCGTTTTATGTTCTCGATGTTGTCGAATTCGAGAACCACGTCGACGGTGATCTCGTGGTGTCGCAAGGCGCGGTCGATGGCCTTTCGGATCGACAGCTCGGCGTCGAACGCGACCAGGGGCTCGCCGTCCAGTTCCCGCACTTCGACGGTCTTGCGACGAGCGAACCGATGCGTGGGAGAAACGACCAGCACCATCGGCTCCTCGCGCCACGGAATGACCGTCAGCTCCGGCCATTTGCGAGGGTACGAGATCAGGCCCAACTCGGCGCCGCCGGCGATCACGCGCTCGACGACCCGCGTGGGATGCAAATACTCGAGCCGTACGCTGGCCTCGGGATGTCGCTCCCCGAAAGTCTTGACGTACTGGCTCATGTGCAACAACCCCACCGAGTAAATCGACGCCACCCCTACCGTACCCGTCACCTTCCGCTCGTCGCTCAACACCTTCACTCGGTTCTCAAGCTCCAGATAGCGACCGACGAGTTCCTTGCAGCCTTCGTAATAAACCTTCCCCTGCTCCGTCAGAACCAGGGGACGCTTCGACCGATCGATCAGCCTCACCCCAAGCCGCACTTCGAGTTGATGCACGGCCTGACTGGCCGACGACTGCGAAATCCCGTTCTCCTGCGCCCCTCGCGAAAAGCTGGCCCAGCGCACCACATCGCAGAAAATCTGAAGCGACTCGAACTGCATGTGCCCCCGCCTGCCCGCATTTCTCGATAGTACGATCGGAGAGGTATCGGATTTCGTAATAGTTAATCCGCCGTTGCACCCACGCGTCAAGAGCTTTTTTTCCGGCACTGACGCGATTTTTGCGCCGACGCGGTTCGATTCCAACGGCGAGGGGGGCGTGAAGGCCTCGGCGCGGCGCGGAATAATCCGTCAAATCATTACTGCTTGGCCTGATTTTCTCGTGGATCGAAGACGGCCATAAACACAGGCTGTCGCGAGCATGCCTTCTCCCGCAAGGGGCTGACGACTCGACGGCTGTTCCGAGCCCGGGAAATACAAACCACCATGACGCCGCGGGGACGCCCGGCCTCATAAAACTGAGGGATCACGGTGGTCCAGATCCAAATTCAAGCCCGAAGCGCCAGCGAGTGAATTGATTCGAATGGCCGACTGGAAATTCACTCGCTGGCGCTTCGGGCTCGTATTGGAGGGCTTGCGCGCCCCGCCTATTTGCCCGTCATTCGGCGGTTGCGGAGCGTTCGGACCAGGCGCGGACGGCCTCGGCCACGACGGCGACTTCGGCCATGGCGCCGACGCCGACGTCGCCGCAGGCGAGTCGCTTCGCCTGCGGGGGGATCAGGATCGTCCGGGGCGCGTGGAGGGCGAAAAGGTCGGGGGCCGCGTCGAGCGACCAGTCGGAAGGGGGCGCGTCGCGGCCGGTCTGGTCGAGCCAGATCCGCGCCAGGTGGCGGCTGGTGGCGGGCTTCCGCCACATCAGCGTATTCATGGCCGGCGCCAGGACGACGGGTTTGTCGAGATCCCAGGCGCGGTAGAGACAGGTCAGCAGGTTGTCGCACAGCCCCAGGGCGAACTTCGCCAGGGTGTTGGCGTCGAGCGGGGCGACGATCAAGAGATCGGCCCAACGCCGCAGCTCGATATGCAGCACGTCGTCGCCGCGGCGGTAACGCTCGCCCGGCCACTCGTCGCGGTCGCGGATCAGGACCGACGCGCCAAGGTCGTCAGGGTCGAAGAAATAGAGCGCGGACTCTGTCGCGACGACGCGGACCTCATGCCCGCGTTCGATGAGCGCGGAGAACAGCGCGGGCGTCCGCACCGCCGCCACCGAGCCAGTCGCCGCCAGAATGATCCGAGCCAATGGAACCCCGAGGTGAATGGCGGCTCGCCGGACATGCCGAACGAGGCTCAGCGACGATCGACGGAGAGGACCTTGATCTTGTCGTTGATCGTCTCGGCGAGGCTGTTCCACAGCGATCGCTGGAGTTGTTGAGTCTGCCGTTTCGAGAGCAACAGCCGTTCGGAGGCTCGCTCGGCGAGGATCGAGACGATGACCTTTACGTCGCTGTTGATGACACCTGTCAGATCCTCAAACTCCGGCGGCAAATCCAGCGTTCGGAGAGCGGGTTTCTGAATCCGGGGGAGCATGTTGTACCCTCCATGGCCAAGGGTGATCCGAGCAGCATTCCAAGACGTCCTTGATTCCTGAAGCTAACCCGCGATCCTTCCCTCAGTCAAGCCAATAATGCATTGATCTCTGTTTCATCGAAAGCATGCGTCGGGCGGGCTATTCCGCGTCTGGTCCGCGCGTGTCGATCCCGATGCGGGACACATATACTTGTCGTCTACTACGCAAGATCGCCGCCATGCGTTGGAGACGAATTCCGCTGTTCGCCATGATCGAGATCCGACCGCGCATGTGAATCATAGGCGGCGCGGGGGCGCGTCGCCACGGAAAAATCCACCAAGCCCCAGACCAACCTCGACGCGATCAGAACCACGAGGGTTCGGGCTCGCGACGCGCGCCGGGGCCGAGCGCCTGGGTGACCAGCTCGACGAGCCGGGGGCCGTCGACCAGTTCGATCGGGTGGTCGGTCGCGAACTTCTCGGCGGCCAGCGAGAAGGTGCTGGTGGTCACG contains:
- the gltB gene encoding glutamate synthase large subunit, with translation MRSGLPSPQGLYDPMNEHDGCGVGFLVDLKGRKSHAIVRDGLTALVNLDHRGACGCENNTGDGAGILIQIPHEFLKSRCEPLGIDLGEPETYGVGAFFTSPDASQQEFGMKLFESIVADEGLVFLGWRRLKTDNGPLGDGAKSVEPAVYHAMIGRGPATRDADTFERKLYVTRKRFENEIEDSGLDDHKFFYFPSLSCRTIVYKGMLTPSQVEEYYADDLRDPLLKSAICMFHSRFSTNTFPSWELAHPYRMISHNGEINTLRGNINWMRAREALFESSLYEPGDLAKLRPIIREGLSDTACLDHAVELLVRSGYSLAHAMMMLIPEAWNNHESMSQVKKDFYAYHTCLMEPWDGPAAVAFTDGKAIGATLDRNGLRPSRYVVTTDDRIIMASEVGALQIAPENIVRKGRLEPGRMFLVDLEQGRIVDDEELKHEIASAKPYGKWLREYMVPLAELPEAPEVPGPDHKTLYTRQKAFGFTLEDIKYILNPMGERGEEAIGSMGNDAPLAVLSDRAQPLFSYFKQLFAQVTNPPLDAIREELVTSVFTGAGGEKNLLEPSPDSCRQIALDLPVVDNDELARLKQLDGWRGFTSVTLPMLFPAAEGAAGMERALESLFEKACEAIQQGASLIILSDRGVDAETAPIPSLLACSGLHHHLVRQGLRARAGLLIECGDAREVHHCALLLGYGAGTINPYVAFETLDDMIRQGLLKGLTHDEAVYRYRKAIKKGVVKVMSKMGISTIQSYRGAQIFEAIGLDHEFVRKYFDKTSSRIGGVGLAEICRETLEHHARAFSPRGEVGPELLDEGGQYQWRRDGEFHLFNPETVFRLQHATQAGRYDVFKNYTRLVDEQNERLNTLRGLFTFRYDDRTPIPIEEVEPVEAIVKRFATGAMSYGSISAEAHETLAIAMNRLGGKSNTGEGGEDPERFKTLPNGDSKRSAIKQVASGRFGVTSEYLVNCDELQIKMAQGAKPGEGGQLPGHKVWPWIAKVRFSTPGVGLISPPPHHDIYSIEDLAQLIFDLKNSNPRARINVKLVAEVGVGTVAAGVAKAHSDVVLISGHDGGTGASPLTSLKHAGIPWELGLAETQQTLVLNNLRDRIVVQTDGQLKTGRDVVIAALLGAEEYGFATAPLVVMGCIMMRVCHLDTCPVGIATQNPMLREKFQGQADHVVNFFKFIAEEVRELMAQLGFRTIDEMVGRSDLLDTKQALDHYKARGLDFSKIFYRPETAPGVAVRKIRDQEHGIQETLDWTTLVPACEPALERGEPVSLDLPIRNVNRTVGTILGSEISRRYGGVGLPDDTIRLKFHGSAGQSFGAFAPRGVSLTLEGDSNDYVGKGLSGGKIVVYPPKTAKYLAEDNVLIGNVALYGATAGQAFFRGRAGERFCVRNSGAHTVVEGTGDHACEYMTGGVTVVIGLTGRNFAAGMSGGVAYVLDESGDFATRCNLEMVDLEKTTESDDLDLIRDLLIQHAGYTGSTVAARLLSDWEWAASKFVKVMPLDYRRVLIEQKKKAAEQVGEAEAQMEVTHG
- a CDS encoding flavoprotein translates to MARIILAATGSVAAVRTPALFSALIERGHEVRVVATESALYFFDPDDLGASVLIRDRDEWPGERYRRGDDVLHIELRRWADLLIVAPLDANTLAKFALGLCDNLLTCLYRAWDLDKPVVLAPAMNTLMWRKPATSRHLARIWLDQTGRDAPPSDWSLDAAPDLFALHAPRTILIPPQAKRLACGDVGVGAMAEVAVVAEAVRAWSERSATAE
- a CDS encoding glutamate synthase subunit beta, which translates into the protein MGKPSGFIEFPRELPTRRPIPERVHDYLEVYNPFPDEKLKAQGARCMDCGIPFCHQGCPLGNLIPDWNDLVYRDQWRMAIDRLHETNNFPEFTGRLCPAPCEASCVLGINSDPVTIKQIEVGIIDRAWDEGWVQPEPPKTLTGKKVAVVGSGPAGLAAAQQLARAGHSVTVFERADRIGGLLRYGIPDFKMEKRVLDRRLVQMEAEGVVFKAGVNIGVDIPAEALLSDFDAVCLCGGATQARDLPIEGRTLGGILPAMDFLTPQNQRVAGDAVPESPHLHAKDKHVIIIGGGDTGADCLGTVHRHGCRSVHQFEIVPRPPDTRTPSNPWPQWSNVFRVSSAHEEGGVREFAINTKRFIGENGRVTALETVRVEMVVENGRPKFVEIPGSEKVYQADLVLLAMGFVGPERPGMLEQLGVALDPMGNVKSDADRRTSVDKIFTAGDMTRGQSLIVWAIAEGRHAAASIDAFLMGSSDLPRPLDYGNSQRPFA
- a CDS encoding CRTAC1 family protein: MACGDLDGDGRPDLAVTNFYGESTTLFHNLGGGLFVDQSANLGLRAASRFLLGFGAAFLDADNDGRLELATANGHVNDHRPALPFAMPARLYAGDGRGKLNDVSDASGEPWRTPHIGRGLAVGDLDDDGKVDLLIVSQNEPATYLHNESANVGRFIGFRLEGTKSNRDAVGARVSVTEAGRRSTSWRTGGGSYLSASDPRLRFGLGDAEKADLVEVRWPSGRVDQFRDLRAGAYYHLREGEPPAAATR
- a CDS encoding LysR family transcriptional regulator; protein product: MQFESLQIFCDVVRWASFSRGAQENGISQSSASQAVHQLEVRLGVRLIDRSKRPLVLTEQGKVYYEGCKELVGRYLELENRVKVLSDERKVTGTVGVASIYSVGLLHMSQYVKTFGERHPEASVRLEYLHPTRVVERVIAGGAELGLISYPRKWPELTVIPWREEPMVLVVSPTHRFARRKTVEVRELDGEPLVAFDAELSIRKAIDRALRHHEITVDVVLEFDNIENIKRAVEISAGAAILPEPSVAKEVRAGSLIALGIDGQEAKHRLTRPLAIIHRRHDKLDLTASRFLDLLTGSDAVPAEPGASADRRLAAASPS